A window from Pseudomonadota bacterium encodes these proteins:
- a CDS encoding tRNA (cytidine(34)-2'-O)-methyltransferase has protein sequence MLLAEPFNIVLVEPEIPQNTGSIARLCGATDSILHLVHPLGFKTDDRHLKRAGLDYWQYVNIIHWDSLDLFFAKCDLNKLHFLSKKVSTPYTQHTFSPGDYLVFGKETKGLPEDILAAFTDRTCTIPMSNKNIRSINLAMSCGIVLYEALRQNSG, from the coding sequence ATCTTGCTTGCCGAACCTTTCAATATTGTCCTCGTTGAGCCGGAAATCCCGCAGAACACAGGAAGTATCGCCAGGTTATGCGGGGCTACGGACTCTATTCTCCACCTTGTGCACCCCCTCGGCTTCAAAACAGATGATCGCCACCTGAAAAGAGCAGGGCTCGATTACTGGCAGTACGTCAATATTATTCACTGGGATTCTCTTGATCTTTTTTTTGCCAAGTGTGACCTGAATAAGCTCCATTTTCTCAGCAAAAAAGTTTCCACACCTTATACACAGCACACCTTTTCACCAGGAGATTACCTGGTATTCGGCAAAGAAACCAAAGGATTGCCGGAAGACATTCTCGCTGCCTTTACTGACAGAACCTGCACGATTCCCATGAGCAACAAAAACATTCGGAGCATTAACCTCGCTATGTCCTGTGGAATAGTCCTGTACGAAGCCCTGCGCCAGAATTCCGGTTAA
- a CDS encoding M23 family metallopeptidase produces the protein MIRNQIIRALESKISFNSLMPGDEYCIILNPAGQMVRCIYERNPLESYTIKPSGNGYTAEKNEILIESRTIKISGIVDTSLFTAFPSDIKNPRLVFSFADIFASKIDFNTETRSGDKFSLIVEEYYKFDEFIGYGPIQAALYERADGQVFKGFLYDNGTRKSYFDPEGNELGASFIKSPVQIGRITSQFSNRRLHPILGVIKKHLGVDLAAPKGTPVMASADGKVEFIGTNGGFGKQIVLSHGGNYRTHYGHLSNFRAGLKVGSRVRQKQIIGYVGSTGLATGPHLDYRLQHQGVYKNPFAVKFRPRSILQGDEFTLHSENVASLTEALYTENAVPLLHVETMLLNSDQVLSLL, from the coding sequence TTGATCAGAAATCAGATCATCAGGGCCCTGGAATCAAAAATCAGTTTTAACTCCCTGATGCCCGGAGACGAGTATTGCATCATTCTCAATCCCGCCGGTCAAATGGTGCGATGCATATACGAGCGCAATCCCCTTGAGAGTTACACCATCAAACCTTCCGGGAATGGATACACTGCTGAAAAAAATGAAATTCTTATTGAAAGCAGAACGATTAAAATCTCCGGCATTGTCGACACCTCGCTTTTCACCGCTTTTCCTTCCGATATCAAAAATCCACGTCTCGTCTTTTCGTTTGCGGACATCTTTGCGTCCAAGATTGATTTCAACACCGAAACCCGCTCTGGAGACAAATTCAGCCTCATAGTCGAGGAGTACTACAAATTCGATGAATTTATCGGCTACGGGCCAATTCAGGCTGCTCTCTACGAAAGGGCCGACGGTCAGGTTTTCAAGGGATTTCTATACGACAACGGGACTCGAAAATCCTATTTTGACCCTGAAGGAAATGAACTTGGCGCGTCTTTCATCAAATCACCGGTTCAGATCGGCAGGATAACATCACAATTTTCTAACCGCCGATTACACCCTATCCTCGGAGTTATTAAAAAACATCTGGGAGTTGACCTTGCTGCTCCGAAGGGAACCCCGGTCATGGCTTCCGCCGACGGCAAGGTTGAATTTATAGGTACCAATGGAGGTTTCGGAAAGCAGATTGTTCTTTCCCATGGTGGCAACTACCGTACTCATTATGGCCATCTATCCAATTTCAGAGCCGGCTTGAAGGTCGGAAGCAGAGTCAGACAGAAACAGATCATCGGATATGTCGGTTCGACCGGGCTCGCGACAGGTCCACATCTCGATTATCGATTACAACATCAAGGGGTCTATAAAAATCCTTTCGCCGTTAAATTCAGACCAAGGTCAATCCTGCAGGGTGATGAATTTACCCTGCACAGTGAAAACGTCGCTTCATTAACCGAAGCCCTTTACACAGAGAATGCGGTCCCCCTGCTTCATGTTGAAACCATGCTGTTGAACAGCGATCAGGTTTTGTCCCTCCTCTGA
- a CDS encoding aspartate kinase → MALIVQKFGGTSVANPEKIRNVAKRVLEVASAGNQMVVVLSAMAGETNRFVDLASQMQKIPDPREMDVLLSSGEQVTVALFAMAIKNEGHEAISLLGDQAGILTDKMHTKARIKNINSDLIRKHLDSGKIVVVAGFQGVTENDDITTLGRGGSDTTAVALAAALKADQCEIFTDVEGVYTADPNVCSTARKIDRISYEEMLELASLGAKVLDIRSVGLAKKFKVPVHVRSTFTETEGTWVVEEDHKMESMLVSGVTYSKNEARITVSRVPDTPGIASRLFTPISDAGIIVDMIIQNTRAGELTDMTFTCPRTDYDRAMKIVESVAGDIHAEKVTGSRDIAKISVVGVGMRNHSGIATTMFHVLSREGVNILMISTSEIKISCVIEEKYTELAVRALHDAFELDKANQPVQE, encoded by the coding sequence ATGGCTTTGATAGTTCAGAAATTTGGCGGCACTTCGGTTGCGAACCCCGAGAAAATCAGGAATGTGGCAAAAAGAGTTCTTGAAGTGGCGTCTGCCGGCAATCAGATGGTCGTTGTTCTCTCGGCAATGGCCGGAGAGACAAACCGCTTTGTTGATCTTGCCTCCCAGATGCAGAAAATCCCGGATCCCCGTGAGATGGATGTTCTGCTTTCGAGTGGTGAGCAGGTGACCGTTGCCCTTTTTGCCATGGCGATTAAAAATGAAGGGCATGAAGCCATTTCTCTCCTTGGAGACCAGGCCGGTATTCTTACTGATAAGATGCATACCAAGGCCAGAATAAAAAATATCAATTCCGATCTCATTCGGAAACACCTTGATTCCGGTAAGATTGTTGTGGTTGCCGGGTTCCAGGGGGTAACGGAAAACGATGATATCACGACTCTGGGCCGTGGCGGTTCCGACACCACGGCAGTCGCTCTGGCTGCGGCACTCAAAGCAGATCAATGCGAGATCTTTACCGATGTGGAAGGGGTCTATACCGCCGACCCAAATGTCTGCAGTACGGCCAGAAAGATAGACCGGATCAGCTATGAAGAGATGCTTGAACTTGCAAGTCTGGGAGCAAAGGTTCTCGATATCAGGTCTGTGGGACTTGCTAAGAAATTCAAGGTGCCGGTTCATGTCCGGTCAACATTTACTGAAACCGAAGGAACGTGGGTTGTTGAGGAGGATCATAAAATGGAGTCGATGTTGGTTTCCGGTGTTACATACAGCAAGAATGAAGCAAGGATAACTGTTTCAAGGGTTCCTGATACGCCGGGAATCGCTTCCCGACTCTTCACTCCCATTTCCGATGCCGGGATTATTGTGGATATGATCATCCAGAATACCCGGGCCGGGGAACTTACCGATATGACCTTCACCTGCCCCCGGACCGATTATGACCGGGCCATGAAGATTGTTGAAAGTGTCGCCGGTGACATCCATGCCGAGAAGGTGACCGGTTCCAGGGATATCGCGAAAATCTCCGTAGTCGGAGTCGGGATGCGCAACCATTCCGGTATCGCAACCACAATGTTTCATGTCTTGTCCCGTGAAGGGGTCAATATCCTGATGATCAGCACCTCGGAAATAAAAATCTCCTGCGTGATTGAGGAGAAGTATACTGAACTCGCGGTTCGCGCACTCCATGACGCATTCGAGCTTGACAAGGCAAATCAGCCGGTCCAGGAGTAG